Part of the Arvicola amphibius chromosome 17, mArvAmp1.2, whole genome shotgun sequence genome is shown below.
AAGGGTACTTCAGCATTACTTATCACTAGCATGTTTCTGTAGTGACAACCTCCCTCAACCCACCTCTCTCTTGTCCACTTAGAACAACTAACAACCAGAGGACCACAATGAAGAACCACACAAAGGTGACATTTTTCATCTTAGCAGGTTTGACTGATGACCCACAGTGGAAAGTTGTCTTATTCATCTTCCTGCTTCTTACCTATCTGCTCAGCATCACTGGCAATCTGATCATTATCACACTTACCCTGGTGGATGCTCACCTGAAGACCCCCATGTATTTTTTCCTTCGGAACTTTTCCTTCTTAGAGATTTCCTACACTACCACATGCATCCCCAAATTGCTTGCTACTATGGCAACTGGGGACAAAACCATTCCTTATGGTGATTGTTTAACTCAAGTGTTTTTTGCTTTCCTATTTGGAGCATCAGAATTTTACTTGCTGGCAGCCATGTCCTATGACCGCTACGTGGCCATCTGCAAGCCCCTGCACTACATGACCATCATGAACAATAAAGTCTGTATGCTGTTGGTCCTCAGTTGTTGGTTTGCTGGATTCTTTGTCATCTTTCCACCACTCCTGTTAGGCTTAAGTGTTGAATTCTGTGCTTCCAACATCGTTGATCATTTCTACTGTGACACCACCCCACTCATGCAGATTTCCTGCACAGACACGCAGCTCATGGAGACTTTGGGTTTTGTCTCGGCTTTGGTGACACTCTTTCTCACATTGTTACTGGTGATAATTTCCTACACCTACATTGCCATAACGATTATAAAAATCCCTTCAGCCAGCCAGAGGAAGAAGGCTTTCTCTACGTGCTCTTCTCACATGATTGTGATATCCCTCTCGTATGGCAGTTGCATCTTCATGTATGCTAAACCATCAATCAAGCAGAGAGTATCTATTTCCAAGGGAATTTCTGTGCTCAACACTTCAGTGGCTCCACTTCTGAATCCCTTTATCTACACCTTGAGGAATCAGCAAGTAAAAACGGCATTCATTAATACAATACACAGGATTGCATCTTTCTCAAAGAAATGACTATACCATTTCACTAtatgaagaaaagagatttaaaaataccTATTGTTCATAAGTCTCTTTAGTTTCTTCTCagtgttttgtttctcatttcccATCTAAAGAACACATTTGTTCTTTAGAAGTAAATTTGTGAATGCAGGAAGCAGGTAATTAATCAAACATGACCTGAGTCTTGGAGGTCAGCACTATTGTGTTAAACTTCCACTCTATATAagctaatattattttaaatccaaagttttttttttct
Proteins encoded:
- the LOC119803391 gene encoding olfactory receptor 6C74-like; its protein translation is MKNHTKVTFFILAGLTDDPQWKVVLFIFLLLTYLLSITGNLIIITLTLVDAHLKTPMYFFLRNFSFLEISYTTTCIPKLLATMATGDKTIPYGDCLTQVFFAFLFGASEFYLLAAMSYDRYVAICKPLHYMTIMNNKVCMLLVLSCWFAGFFVIFPPLLLGLSVEFCASNIVDHFYCDTTPLMQISCTDTQLMETLGFVSALVTLFLTLLLVIISYTYIAITIIKIPSASQRKKAFSTCSSHMIVISLSYGSCIFMYAKPSIKQRVSISKGISVLNTSVAPLLNPFIYTLRNQQVKTAFINTIHRIASFSKK